In the genome of bacterium, the window CGCCACCGACGGCGTGATCAACCCCAGCGATGAGATGAATCGGCGAAACATGGACATCATCACCACGGCTCGTCAGGCCACCCGTTCGGCGAGCACGCCGCGGATCCGGCGCACCAACGTGCGGAACAGTGTCTGGATGATCTCGGTGTGATCGGCCAGCAAGTCGTAGAAGTCATCCTGCGCGATCCGCAGCGCGTGGGTGTTGTCCAGCGCGCGCGCGGCATAGACATGGGGTTCGCCGTCGAGAAGCGCCCAAATGCCCAGGTCTTCGCCGACACCGACGGTCAACGCCGCGGCGCCGCCGCGCCGCAGCTCCACCGACCCCGCCAGGATTAAGTAGCAGGCCTCCGGCACGCCCCCCTCCTCGAAGAGAATGTCACCCGGGCGGAATTCCGCCTCCTCGGCGATCGCGGCCAGATGCGCCAGGCCGTCGGTGGGAATCTCGGCGAAGATCGGACTTTTCTGCAGGGCCAGCACTCGTTCGATGGTGGTCAGCATGTCGTCATCCGGGTCAGACGCGGACGTTGAGACGCGTGCGCAGGGCATCGACGGTTTCGCGCGCGATTGGTTTACGGTCGCCGTCGGCGACCTCGGGATCATTCATAATGTTGTAGAGTGTCGACTGCTTGGCCGACCAGACGGTGAACACCGCCACCGCCGCCAGCCAATCGTCGCGGTAACGCGCCTGATGACGCAGCAACTCGGGCCAGGCGTGCGCGGTCTGTCCCTGCTCGCGCAGGCGACGCCGGACCTGATCAAGCGCCGGCCTCTCCTCGACCAGTCCGAGCACCCATTTCTTCGTCCGGCCCTCCAGCAGATTGTCGAGGTATTCGATGGCGTTGGCGCGCACCCGCGCATTCGGCGACTGCAACGCGCGTGAGGCCGCATACAGTTCCGCCGGCGGGTGCTGCATGGCCAAGAGCCGGAAGATGCGATCCACTGTCTTGGCCGACTTTTCCCGCAGAGCGTTGCAGAGAAGCCGTGTCTCCTCCGACGGTCGCACCACCATGAGCCATTCCTGATAACGATAGGCCCGGCCCAGTTCCTCCTCCAAACGGCGCACGATCGCCGGTGTGGAGGGCACGACGTGGGGATGGCGCGCCCGCAGACGCCCCAGCGAGCGCAGACAGATGAATCGGAACCCGTCATCGGGATGATCCAGACGGTCCAGCAAGGCCTCGGCGGCGCGGGACGAGGGAATCTGCGCCAGCACCCGGGGCAACTGATCGCGCAACCGGCGCTCGGTGGACGGCGACGCCATGGCGGCAACCAGCGCGTCGACC includes:
- a CDS encoding cyclic nucleotide-binding domain-containing protein, producing MLTTIERVLALQKSPIFAEIPTDGLAHLAAIAEEAEFRPGDILFEEGGVPEACYLILAGSVELRRGGAAALTVGVGEDLGIWALLDGEPHVYAARALDNTHALRIAQDDFYDLLADHTEIIQTLFRTLVRRIRGVLAERVA